The proteins below come from a single Nostoc sp. KVJ3 genomic window:
- a CDS encoding ketosteroid isomerase family protein, whose amino-acid sequence MTSAEFISPAQLQEEFQIEGITETSVLHYFETLNAGEFEATAALFTVDGVMHPPFESDIVGKDAIAAYLKQEGQNLKAYPNTGITETLETGEMQIQVTGKAQTSWCSVNVLWLFILNQQRQIFYTRIKLLASPQELLSLRREKE is encoded by the coding sequence ATGACATCTGCTGAATTTATATCACCAGCGCAGTTGCAAGAAGAATTTCAGATTGAAGGAATTACAGAAACAAGCGTACTACATTATTTTGAAACCTTGAATGCAGGAGAATTTGAGGCAACTGCTGCCTTATTTACGGTTGATGGTGTGATGCATCCGCCATTTGAATCTGATATTGTGGGGAAAGATGCGATCGCAGCCTACTTAAAACAAGAAGGCCAAAACCTTAAAGCTTACCCCAACACAGGAATAACCGAGACTTTAGAAACCGGTGAGATGCAAATTCAGGTGACAGGCAAAGCTCAAACTTCGTGGTGTAGTGTCAATGTCTTGTGGCTATTTATCCTCAACCAACAACGGCAAATTTTCTATACTCGAATCAAACTTTTAGCTTCTCCCCAAGAGTTGCTTTCTTTACGTCGTGAAAAGGAGTAA
- a CDS encoding ATP-binding protein, with translation MKSELHVPSDLNFLNIVENWLLGCLKIQLGESVDWSRQSSRLRLALVEAYSNAVRHAHKDKPNLPILLRLEVKDRDLALEVWDYGEGFDMSNYYAPNPLEKQEGGYGWLIMNRLMDKVDYELQIDGANCLKLQATLPELVK, from the coding sequence ATGAAAAGTGAGCTTCATGTACCAAGTGACTTGAATTTTCTGAATATTGTTGAAAACTGGTTGCTGGGATGTTTGAAAATTCAGCTAGGAGAATCTGTAGACTGGTCACGCCAATCAAGTCGTTTGAGACTGGCTTTGGTGGAAGCTTACTCAAATGCAGTCCGTCACGCCCACAAGGACAAACCAAATTTACCGATTTTACTGCGTTTGGAAGTGAAAGATCGGGATCTTGCCCTAGAAGTTTGGGACTATGGCGAAGGCTTTGATATGTCTAACTACTACGCTCCAAACCCTCTGGAAAAACAAGAAGGTGGTTATGGTTGGCTGATTATGAATCGTCTGATGGATAAAGTAGATTATGAATTGCAGATTGATGGTGCAAACTGTCTCAAGTTACAAGCTACTTTACCTGAATTAGTCAAATAG